The DNA region TGTCCGTCGAGTGCAGAGGCGCTTGGCGATGTTCGCGTTTCGTGCTAACCGCTCCAAAAGGCCGGGCAACAGGCGGCCAGACATCAGGCGGCGGGCAGTCATGCGTATTATTGGAATCGATCCGGGGCTCAGATCCCTTGGGTGGGGGGTGATTGAGGCCTCCGGCGGACGTCTCAGCCATGTTGCCAATGGCCAATGCAAGACCGAGGGCCGGGATGTCCCCTTGCGTCTGCTGTCGCTTCACACACAACTCAGCGCGATTGTCGCCCGCTACGCCCCGGATGCGGCGGCGGTGGAACAGACCTTTGTGAACCGGGACGGGGCCGGGACCCTGAAGCTGGGTCAGGCCCGCGGCATCGCCGTTTTGGTGCCTGCGCAGGCGGGGCTCGACGTGGGCGAATACGCCCCCAATGCGGTCAAGAAGGCGGTTGTCGGCGTCGGACACGCGGACAAGACACAGGTGGAGCATATGGTGAAGCTGCAATTGCCCGGATGTGCCCCCGTGGGACCGGACGCCGCCGATGCGCTGGCGATTGCGATCTGTCACTCGTTCCATGTGGCCACCGCCGGACGTCTGGCCGCCGCCATCGGAGCGGCGCGATGATTGGCAAGCTGACCGGACGTCTGGATTACAAGGGCAGCGACCATGCGCTGATCGACGTCGGCGGCGTGGGGTATGTCGTCCATTGTTCGGACCGGACGCTGGCGGCGTTGCCAGCGCGCGGAGAAGTGGTAGCGCTTTATACAGATCTGCTGGTGCGCGAGGATCTGTTGCAACTCTTCGGGTTCCTCAGCCCCTATGAGAAGGAATGGCACCGGCTGCTGACCTCGGTCCAGGGGGTGGGGGCCAAGGCCTCCATGGCGATCCTGGGCACGCTGGGAGTGGAGGGGGCGGCCCGCGCGATCACGTTGGGCGATGCCACGGCGATCAAGGCGGCACCGGGCGTTGGACCCAAGCTGGCGCAACGGGTGGTGATGGAGTTGAAGGACAAAGCGCCCGCGGTGATGGCGATGGGCGGGACGCTGGATGACGCGATGGACGATGTCGTTGACGATATGCCCGGTGAGAGCGCGGCGCCCGCGCCCGCGCCACAGCCCCGCGCGCCGAAACGGCCGGCATCCAACGCCCAGGCGGAGGCGCTTTCCGCGCTGCAAAATCTGGGCTACGGCCCGTCAGATGCGGCCCAGGCCGTGGCGCAAGCAGCAGAGAGCGCGTCGAACACACCGGAGTTGATCCGCGCGGCCCTGCGGCTTCTGGCCCCGAAAGAGTGACCGGGATGCGTGCGCGTGTCGCCCGTGTGGTCAATGGCCGGTGGGGTTGCCATAAGGAGGCGACATGACGGATTCTGACCCAACCCTGCGCCCTGATCGCTTGCCCGAAGACGTCCAGGCCACCGATGACCGTGCGCTGCGCCCGCAATCCCTGGATGATTTCACTGGCCAGGAAGAGGCGCGCGCCAATTTGCGCGTGTTCATTGAAAGCGCCCGCAGGCGCGGCGAGGCGATGGACCACGTCCTCTTCCACGGGCCACCCGGTTTGGGCAAGACGACGCTGGCGCAGATCATGGCGAAGGAATTGGGGGTCGGGTTTCGCATGACATCCGGTCCGGTGCTTGCGAAAGCGGGTGATCTGGCCGCGATCCTGACGAACCTTGAGGCGAAGGACGTGCTGTTCATCGACGAAATTCATCGCCTGAACCCGGTGGTGGAGGAAATTCTATACCCGGCGTTGGAAGATTTTGAACTGGATCTGGTGATCGGCGAAGGCCCCGCCGCACGCACTGTGCGCATTGAATTGCAGCCCTTCACGCTGGTCGGCGCGACCACGCGTCTGGGGCTTTTGACCACGCCTCTGCGCGACCGGTTCGGTATTCCGACCCGCCTGAATTTCTACACCATTGCCGAATTGGACCAGATCGTCGCGCGCGGCGCGCGGCTGGCGGGGATTGAGGCCGACCCAAAGGGCACTGCAGAGATCGCCAAACGCGCGCGCGGCACGCCACGGATTGCGGGCAGGCTGTTGCGGCGGGTCATCGACTTTGCCGTCGTGGAGGGGGACGGTCGCCTGACCCAAGGGATCGCTGACAGCGCCTTGACACGGTTGGGGGTGGATGACCTAGGGCTGGACGGGGCGGACCGGCGCTATCTGTCGCTGATTGCAGAGAATTATCACGGCGGTCCGGTGGGGATCGAGACGGTTGCGGCGGCATTGGCCGAGCCACGGGACGCGCTGGAGGAGGTAATCGAGCCGTTCCTGCTGCAACAGGGCCTTATCGCACGCACGCCGCGCGGGCGGATGTTGGCGCATAAGGGATGGACGCATCTGGGGATGGCCCCACCGAAGCGTCCGGATCAGGGGGAGCTGATATGAGATTTGGGTTTGCGTTGGTTTTTGCGTTGTGGACGACAGCCGCTGCAGCGCAGGTCCCGTTCGGGCGCGAGGATGTCGTTGAGACGCGCTTCGGCAGCCTGCAAGTGGTCGGTGGTGAGGTGGATAACTTTATCAGTTTTGGAGGTCTCTCCTACGATCAGCTGTACGGCACACGGAACCAGATCCTTGCCGTCGCCGGGTTGGCGGATGCTGAGGTGGATTGGGCGCTGATCGAGGCCCCGCAAAGCCACGGCCAATGCGACCGCATTCACCGGCTGCTGGCCATCACCCCGCGCGGGATGAGCTACAGCGCGCCGTTTGGGCCGTGCAACGGCCAGCCCGTCGACATGCAGATTGCGCCGGGGCAGGTGCAGGTCACACTGACCGGCGATGGTGGTGTGAGCGGCACCTATACGTTTAACGGGCAGGAGCTTCATGAAGGTCCCTTCGCCACCGCGCCCGCGCCGCTTGAGGTTGTGCCCACACGCTTTGCACAGTCGCCCAACGTCACCACCCGGTTCGGGCGGATGTGGGTGCAGCAAGGGGGCAACCGGCAGCAAACGCTGGTGCATGACGGCACGCCGATATCCCTTGGTCCGGCGGAATTTTACTGGTTTCGCGGCGTTTATGAAGGGGAGGGAAGCGATTATGTCATCGCGTCCTCCAACCACAGCGGCAACATGTGCGGCGGCTATGGCGAGTGGTTCCTGATGCGCGTCAGCGCGGACGGTGTGTCGGTGGCCCCGCCGCTGGATGCCTGCGCCAACATTGCTAACGTGCGCGTGGTGGAGGGTGCCTTGCAGTTTGAGATGAGCCACGCCGACCTGACCATCAGCCACGAGGCATTCCGCTGGGACGGCGCGTCAATGACGTCTGAGCTGGTTCCTGAACCTGCCGCCGCGCCCGCCGGAGCCGGAGAGGACGTTGCACGTTGGATCGGCCGGTATACCTACGAGGTTTTTGCGGATGCCTCCGAGCGCGCGCGGCTTGTTCAGATCATGTCACAGGACCAGATGCAGCAGCTGGCAACGGCCATGAGTTTCGGGGCCCGGATCGAGGAGAGGACCGGCTGGGTTCTTGCCCAAAGCTGTCAGCAACATAATTGCGGGTTCAACCGGGGGCTCTGGGCCGTCCGAATCGCCGACGGGGCCGTGGCTGCCGCGATGCTGCAGGGGGAGCCCATACAGGTTCAGGAGTTCGGCCTGACCTCGGACCCGGTGATCGCCACTGCGATTGCCGAGCAGCGGCAGTAGCAGAGGCGCATAGCGAGGATGCCATGACCGAAAACGCCACTCCCCTGGTCGATCCCGCCAAGATCGAGGCGCTGTTCACCCGCGCCGACGGGCAGTTCCTGTTCGCCCGATGGGGGCGGCCCATCGTGCCGGTTGTGTTCGGGGTGGAGGACAGCACGATCAGCGTCTTCAAAGGCGCGATTGAGGCTGTAGTTGCGCTGGCCGATCACAAGATGGCGGAGCATGACCCGGAGCTTGGCGCAAACCTGATGGTGTTTTTCATCCGTGACTGGGCGGAGCTGACCGCGACGCCGAACCTTGACCGTCTGATCCCGGATCTGGCCCCGCTCGTGGCGCGGCTGGAGAGCGCGCAAGCCAACCAATACCGCAGTTTCCGCTTTGACGAGGATGGTGGCATCAAGGCCGCATTCGTTTTCATCCGCATGGATGACGCGATGGCAGAGGCCTCGGCAGAGACCATCGCGCTGAGCCAGATCGTGCAGACGATCGTGTTGTGGAGCGATACGGCCTTCCTCGGAACCTCACCGCTCGCGGTCCTGACGGATGACGGACCGGCTGTCCTGAAACCGGACATCGCCGAGGTGATCCGCGCGGCCTATGACCCGGTTCTGCCGGTCGCGGCGACGGATGCGTCCCACGCCTTGCGCCTGTTTGCACGGATCGGCGTGCCGCAATGACCCACCTCTGGCCCCTGCGCGTCTACTATGAAGACGTCGATCTGGCGGGGATCGTCTACTACGCCAACTACCTGAAATACCTGGAGCGGGGGCGCTCTGAAATGGTGCGTGAGGCCGGCATTTCCCAGCTCGACATGAAAGCTGCGGGGCTGGTCTTTGCCGTGCGGCGGGTGGAGGCGGAATACCTCAAACCCGCCAAATACGATGATGAGCTGGTCGTGGAGACGCAGCTGGACCGCCTGAAAGGGGCCAGTTTCGACATGCCCCAGCGGGTCCTGCGCGGCGATGACGTGCTGCTGGACGCGCGGATCAAGGTTGTGATCCTCAACGCGGACGGCCGGGCGGCGCGACTTCCGGCGGATATTCGCGCAAAAGTCACAGCCGTCGCGGCAAGTGATGGCCCGTAACACGGAAGTGTTCGCCAACAGGCTTCCCTCCTGCTAGACTAAGGCACAAATGAGGCGCGAAAACAGCGCCCACGCGTAGACATACGGTGTTGAGGCCGGGGCAGAGGACAGCAGAAGACATATGGAAACGGAAACGCTCGCGTTGGCGAATGAGGCGGATTTTACCCTCATCGCGCTTTTCTTTCGTGCAAGCCTGATCGTTCAACTGGTGATGATCGCCCTGATCGTCGCCTCGGTCTGGGTCTGGGCGATTGCCTTCTCCAAATTCGCCATGTTCCGCAAGGCGCGGGCCAATGCGGCGACGTTTGACGCCACGTTCTGGTCCGGCGAGCCGCTGGACGAATATTATGACACGGTGGCCGAGGCACCACGATCCGCGTCCGAACGGGTGTTCGTGGCGGGCATGACCGAATGGCGCCGGTCCCTGCGCGACGACGGCGCGTTGATCCCCGGCGTGCAGCAGCGGGTGGACCGCAGCATGGATGTGGCGATTGCGCGCGAAAGCGGGCGGATGACCAATGGGTTGACCTTTCTGGCGACCACCGGCGCAACCGCGCCCTTCGTGGGCCTGTTCGGCACAGTCTGGGGCATCATGCGGTCGTTTCAGGAGATCGCGATTTCTGGCCAGACGTCCTTGGCCGTTGTGGCTCCCGGCATCGCGGAGGCGCTTTTGGCCACGGGTCTGGGCCTTCTGGCCGCGATCCCGGCAGTGATCCTTTACAACAAACTGTCGAACGATGCGGATACGATCATCGGCACCTATGAGAGCTTTGCCGATGAATTTTCCACCCTTCTCAGCCGGCAGCTCGACTGATGGGCGCGTCGGTTGCACAGCGCGGAGCGGGCCGTCGGCGGGGACGCGCACGTCGCGGTGGTGCACAGCCCATGGCCGAGATCAACGTCACGCCCTTCGTGGATGTGATGCTGTGTTTGCTGATCATTTTCATGGTCGCGGCCCCGCTGATGACTGTGGGTGTCCCGATTGACCTGCCCGATACCTCTGCCGAGGCGTTGCCCTCCGAGCAGGAGGAGCCGCTGACCGTGACGCTGGCCGCCGATGGCCGCGTGATGTTGCAGACAACTGAGATTGCCCGCGACGAAATTGTGCCGCGCCTGCAGGCGATTGCGGCGGAACGTGACAGCCCGCGCATCTTCGTGCGCGCCGATGGTGGCATTCCCTACAGCGACGTGATGGAGGTTATGGGCGCGCTGAATGCGGGCGGGTTCCGCGAGATTGGTCTGGTGACGGATGCGGGTGGCCCCCGTTTGAACGGCACCTCCGTTGGGGAAGGGGAGTGACAGGGCGATGCCCCAGGACATGCGTCTCTCTCTCTACGCTTCGGGAAGTCTGCACGTGGGCCTTCTGGCCTGGGTGGCCCTGGGCGGCATGCTGTTTGACCGTAGTCCGGACACCGAGTTTGAGGTGACGGGCGTGACGCTGATGTCCGTATCCGAGTTTGAGGCCCTGACAGGTACGGCCCCCACGGCGGAGCCCGTCGTTGACCCGTCCCCGGCCAGTTTGGCGCAGCCTGCATTGCCCGAGGCGGTGTCGGCGCCAACGGCGGAAGCACCGCCCCCAGCCCAGGATGCCCCTGCCGAGAGCGAAGCCCCCCCGCCGGAAGAAACGCCTGTCGCGGTCGAGCCAGTGCCAGAGACGGTCGTGACCGATGAGGTTGCGGCGCTTGCCCCTCCTCCCGGCGCGCCTGAGGCTGATGTGTCCCCCACGCCGCGGCCCGAAGATGCGCCACGCGTGGCCCCGGTGGCCGCCCCGCTGCCCGAGCCGGATGTGGAGACCGCACCGGACGTGCTGGAGCAGACGACGGAGCCGGAGGTGGCCGACGACGCGGCGGTAGAAGACACGCCCGAGACGGCCCCGGAAGAGGCCACGACCGAGATTGTGACCGAAGCCGATGAGCCCGCCGCGGCCCCCCTTGGTCCGACATCCTCCGTGCGTCCCACAGCGCGCCCGTCCCGGCCCGCGCCGGTGGAACAGCCGGTCGATGTTGCCGCCGACGCCGTGGAGGAGACTCCGGCTGAGACGGCGGCTGAGACGGCGGTGGAGACCCCGACCGAGGAGGTCGACCCGCTGGCCGCAGCCATCGCAGGGGCCGTTGCCGAAGCGGTGGAGACGCCCGATCCGACCCCTGCACCTGCCCCCTCCGGTCCGCCGCTGAGCCAAGGCGTGCGCGATGGCTTCCGGGTGGCGGTTCAGGCCTGTTGGAACGTGGGTGCGCTGTCCACCGAGGCGCTTGGTACAACGGTTGTGGTGGCCTTCGACATGGCGCGCGACGCCCGGCCGGATGCGGGCACGATCCGGATGATCGAATTCTCTGGCGGCTCGGACGTGGCAGCCCGCCAGGCCTATGAGGCCGCGCGCCGTGCGATCATTCGCTGCGGCGCGAACGGGTTCAATCTACCGCTGGAAAGTTACGACCGCTGGAGCCAGATCGAACTGGTCTTCAACCCCGAAGGGATGCAGCTGCGATGATGCGTTTGGCCCTGATCCTGTGCGGTTTCGCGACCCCGGTGACGGCGCAGGTTGTCCCCACTCCGCGCCCTGCCGATTTGGTGGAACGGTCTCAGGCCGCCGCAGAGGCCGCCGCGACGGGGACGGAGCACGGGCCCGGGGCACCCAATGCCCTTGCCGGTGCTGCGCCGGGGCTGCCGCAGGTTGAAACGCCGGATCGGGCGGCCATCGGCGCGCAGATCGCGGAGGCTATTGAGGCGTGCTGGACCGTCTCGAACCTGTCGGAGCAGGCGCGGGGTGTCAGCATCGTGGTCGCGTTTGACACGATCCCGGAAGGGGAGGTGGTCCGCGAGAGCATCGAGATGACAGGCTTCTCCGGCGGCACGCAGGTCGCCGCTGACGAAGCTATGGCCGCGGCGGTGAGGGCGATCACGCGGTGTGCCAACGATGGCCTTGATCTGCCGCCCGAGACGTACCCTGTCTGGCAGAGGATCGAGCTTACCTTTGATCCGTTTGAGGGGCAGATGCGATGATCCGGTTTGCCCTTCTTTTCAGCGTTTTGGCCGCTCCTGCGGTGGCCCAGACCGCCCCCGATGATCGACCGGGGCGCTGGATCGCCGCCCCCGCGCCGCAGGGGGATGTGTTGCAGGCACCGGCCTCGGGGCCGCTGATCACAACCGAACCCGCGCCGCATATCGTCCTGACGCCGCCCGAGCCCGCCTCGGTCATGGTTGCGCCTGCCGCAGCGCCCGACACGCAACCCGTGCCCCGCCCCGACGCGACGGCCATTGCCGAGCCAGTCCCCGCGCAGGTCGTTGCAGAGCTGCAGACGGATCCCGTTTTGGCCGATCGTGCTCTCGTGGACCCCCCTTTGGTGGATCCCGCTTTGATCGCCCGGATTGAGGCTATCGTGTCGGACGAGGTCCTCGATCCCCAAGCCGAAGCACCCCATTCAGGCGGGGCTGCGCAGCCGCCCGACGTGCCCCCGATGCTCACCGTCGCGTTCAGGCCATCTGCGCCGTCGGATCTGCCTGTTCGGGCGACAGAAGACCTCCTGCCAGCGCCCCCGCCTGACAGCGGACGGGACGCGCAGCCTGTCCCACAGCCCGTTGCTGTCCTGATGCCGCCCCTTGAAACAACGCCGATCCTGCCGCGCCTGAGCCCGTCTGGCCCCGCCGCGCAGGACATTGTCACCACATTCCCCCCGTCGCAGGCCGCGCGTCTTTCGGCGGTGCTGCTGCCGTCGCCCGTGACGCCGACTGCGCCGCCGTTACACTTGGCCCGCGCCCCCGCGCCGGTTCGGGACCCGTTCCCGATGTCCGCCCTGCCGCCCTCCGCGCTGCCGGAGGGTCCAGATACCCTCGGGCGCTTGATCCAACCTTTGCGTCCGTTGCCGGAAGCCAATGCGGCGGTGCTGATCGGGCAACCTTCGGTGATCCCAGCGCGTCTGCCCGTCCCGACCCCATCCTTCACCCCATCCGCTGACCGTCCCGCCCTGGACCCCGAGGCCCCAATCATTTTGCCTGAGCCCGATGCCCGCGCATTGGCGCGGATGATGGAGGATGCGATGATCTGCTGGCGCATGGCCGATCTTGATACGGAAGCGGGATGGGCGCGGTTGTCCGTGGATGTGGCGTTGGATGAAACCAATCGACCCTCCGCCGCCTCGATCCGGTTGACGGGCTTTGCTCATACCGTCTCGGGCGCGGCGGAAAGCGCCTACCGTGCCGCCCATGCGGCGCTGACCGGTTGTGCGGAGGCGACGGAAAGCGCGCCCGCCACCGCATCGGCCACTCTTGTTTTTGATCGCAGTGGGGTGCGTTTGCAATGACCCCAGGCGCATCCTACGTATTTGCCCTTAGTTCAGGAGGTTTCCCATGTTGAACCGCCGCAATTTCATTCGCACAACCTCGGCCCTTGCGGCCTCCACCGCATTGCCGGGATACGCGTTCGGGCAATCGGGCCCGTTGCGGTTGGAGATCACCGAAGGTGTGATCGAGCCGTTGCCCTTCGCCTTGCCGACCTTTCTGGCGGTGGGCGGAGCCGAAGATGCAGCCGCCGATGTCAGCCGCGTGATCGCAGCGGATCTGCGGGGCACCGGCCTGTTCCGCCAGATCCCCCCGGATGCCTACATCAGCCAGATCACCAATTTCGGCGCCCCCGTGGCCTATCCCGATTGGCAGGCGATCAACGCGCAGGCCCTGATCACGGGTCAGGTGGAGGCCCGCGCCGATGGCCAGCTGGTCGTCCGGTTCCGCTTGTTCGACGTGTTCAGCCAAGCGCCCCTGGGCGAGGGCCTGCAATTTGTCGGTCCGGCGGATAGCTGGCGGCGCATGGCCCACACCGTCGCCGATCAGGTCTACAGCCGGATCACCGGGGAGGGCGGCTATTTCGACACCCGCGTCGCCTTCATCGCCGAGGAAGGGCCCAAGAACGCGCGTCTCAAACGGCTTGCGATCATGGATTACGATGGCGCGAATGTGCAGTTCCTGACGGACAGTCGGTCCATCGTATTGGCCCCGCGCTTCTCGCCCCAAGGCGACAGGATCCTTTACACCAGTTACGAGAGTGGCTTTCCACAGGTCTACATCATGGATGTGGCGACCGTGCAGCGCCGCCCGCTGGAGGCGATCCCGGCAGAGACGATGACCTTTTCGCCGCGCTTCAGCCCCTCGGGGCAATCGGTGGTGTTCAGCCTCGTGGATGGGTCGAACACCGATATCTATTCGCTGGATCTGGCGACGGGCACACGGCGACAACTGACCCAGGCCCCGTCGATCGAGACGGCCCCGTCGTTCAGTCCGGACGGCAGCCAGATCGTGTTTGAAAGCGACCGCTCCGGCAACCAACAGATCTATATCATGCCAGCGGATGGCGGCGAGGCGCGGCGTGTTTCAGCCGGGACGGGGCGCTATGGCACGCCGGTCTGGTCGCCGCGTGGCGACTACATCGCGTTCACCAAGCAGGAAAACGGGCGCTTCCACATTGGCGTGATGCGCACCGACGGGTCAGATGAACGGCTTCTGACGTCCTCGTTCCTGGATGAAGGCCCGACCTGGGCGCCCAATGGACGCGTGATCATGTTCACCCGCGAAACACCGGGCGATGACGGGGCTCCGGCCGTCTACTCCGTCGATATCTCGGGCCGGAACCTGCAACGGGTCGCGACACCGGGCATGGCGTCGGACCCCGCGTGGTCGCCCTTACAGAGTTGAATTGGCGGGGGCCGCGCGCCCGTGCTATACCTTTAAAAAACGAAAGATCCGAGGATCAGAGCTCATGACATTTTCCTTTCTGAAACCAACCCTTCTGGTAGCAACGCTGGCCCTTGCGGCCTGTTCGCAAGGGGGGCTGAACGGCGATGGTGCAATTGGCGGCGCCGGTGGAGCCGGTGCCGGTGGCATTGGGTCGGGCGGGGTCGGTGATCCGACAAGCCCTGTCTACTTCAACGAAGTGGTGGGTGACCGCGTTCTGTTCGCCGTCGATCAATCCACCCTGTCGTCAGGGGCGCAGAGCGTTCTGGCGGGCCAAGCCCAATGGCTGTTGTCAAACCCCGAGTTCACCGCCCTTATCGAGGGGCACGCGGATGAGCAGGGCACGCGGGAATACAACCTCGCCCTTGGGGCGCGCCGTGCGGCTGCGGTACGCGAATATCTGGTGAGCCAGGGCGTGCCCGATGCCCGCCTGCGCACGATCTCTTACGGCAAGGAACGTCCCCTGCAAATCTGCTCGGACGAGGCCTGTTATAGCCAGAACCGCCGCGCGGTCACGGTGATTTCCGCCGGTCTGGGGGCCTGACATGCGGTTTGCTCTGGCCCTTTGTTGTGCGCTGATTGCGGGGCCCGCCGTGGCCCAGGACAACGCTGAAACGCTGGCGGATATCCGGCAGGAATTGTCCGTGCTTTATGTGGAAATCCAGCGCCTGCGCGGTGAGTTGAACACAACGGGCGGTGCGTCCGGGTCCGGGGCTGCCGGATCCACGCTGGACCGGGTGAACGCGATTGAGGCGGAGGTCACGCGGCTGACGGCCTTGACGGAGCGGTTGCAGCTGAACGTGGACAGCGTCGTGCGGGATGGCACGAACCGGATTGGCGACCTTGAGTTCCGCCTGTGTGAGTTGGAGTCGGCTTGCGATGTCGGATCGCTGGGTGAGACGCCGTCGCTTGGGGGCGTAGAGCCCTCCAGTGCGGGTTCCACCGGAACGGGCGGGGGCGCTGTCACCGCGACGCCTCTGCCCTCCACGCCGCAACCCTCCGGGCTGGCTGTTGCCGAACAACAGGATTACGACCGGGCCAGCCTGGCCTTTGATGAAGGGCGCTTTGCGGATGCCTCGGTCGCGTTCCAGACATTTGTGGACACCTATCCCGGCTCGCCATTATCCGCCGACGCGCATTATCTGCGAGGCGAGGCGGAGGTGAACCTGGACCGCTGGAACCCGGCGGCCCGCGCCTTTCTTGCGTCCTTCTCGGCGGCACCTGATGGGCCACGGGCCCCGATTGCGCTGACCTCGCTTGGCGTGGCCCTGGCACAGATCGGTCAACCGGAAGAGGCGTGCCTGACCCTGTCAGAGGTTGGCGTCCGCTATCCGGGCAGTGCCTCGGTCGCGGACGCGCAGGCGGAAATGGGGCGGTTGGGCTGCCAGTGAGCGCAGGCCTATGACGCGCGATCTGGTCCAGCGTTTCGCTGACCAAATGGGTCGGTTGTTGGGCCCGAACTTCCCATCAGACATCGCGCTGGCCGTCAGCGGTGGCGGCGACAGCATGGCGATGCTGACCCTGGCCCATGGGTGGGCGCGGGTCTATGGCGTTGGCCTTCACGTCGTCACAGTCGATCACGGTCTGCGCAGTGCAAGCCGCCAGGAGGCCGAGATGGTGGCGAAAGAATGTGCAGTCTTGGGACACCCCCACACGACCCTAAAGTGGCAGTGGGACAATCAGGGAAATCTACAAGACGCGGCGCGGCGCGCGCGGCTGTCGTTGATTGGCGCATGGCGCGGTCAGATCGCGCACGTTCTGTTTGCCCATACACGAGACGATCAGGCCGAAACGATGTTGATGCGGCTCTTGCGCGGATCGGGGGTAGACGGCCTGTCGGCTATGGCTGAGACCCGCGATATGGACGGGTGGCAGGTCATCCGCCCCCTTCTGTCAGAGACCCGCGCGGATCTGCGTCACTATGCCGACGTGCTGCGTGTGCCATACGTCGATGATCCCTCCAACGAAGACGAAACCTTCGACCGTGTGCGTTTGCGCGGCACGATCAAGGCGTTGGGTATGGACACCAGAGCCTTGGCCAACACGGCCGCACGCATGGGCCGCGCGCGCACAGCGCTTGAGGCGCGGGCTGTGGACGTGGCACGCGCCTGCGTGACGGAGGACCGTTGGGAATGGATGCCCACCGGTGACTTGCTGATTGACCGTGACCGCTTCGCTGAGGTCGAACCGGATACGCAATTGCGCGTGTTGGCTGGCGCATTGCAGTGGGTTACGACGGCTGACTACCGTCCCCGGGCCGCGCCTCTGGAAGATCTGTTGGATCGCGCCCTGTCCGGCGGCGGCGGGACGCTTCACGGGGCGCGAACAACGATCCGCGGCGCCCATATTCGTGTCAGTCGGGAATTTGATGCGATTGAGGGAACGGAGGTGGCATTGGGATCTGAGGCCGTGATCTGGGACACGCGCTGGCAGGTTTTTTCGACGGACGTCCCAAGCGGCCGGAGGGTGCGAGCCCTCGGCCCGGACGGTTGGCAGCAGGCAACCGACAAGCCAGATCACCCGCCGCCCCATGATGCGGCAATCTGTTTGCCTGCATTGTTTGAGGGCGATCGTTTGGTCGCATGGCATCCGGCACACGGTTCCCCAGGATTTCAGGTCAAATTCAAGCCGCCACGTGGGCATTTCACCGCATTCTTGGTTTCGCGTTGAACTCAAGGCTGCGACGCTTATCTTAGTATCAACGCGCGGGTCGGACCTGCGCCCTTCCCGTTTGAGGAGACGTGCCTTGGGCAACGCGAGAAATATCGCATTTTGGGTCATCCTGTTCCTGCTGATCCTGGCTCTGTTCAACCTGTTTTCAGGTGGCCAAAGCCAAGTGAACAGCCGCAGCGTGGCCTATTCAGATTTCGTGCAACAGGTTGAAAACGGTGGCGTTATCTCTGCCACGCTGGATGGTGAGAACGTGCAATTCACCACCGGTGAGGGCAACTTCACCACCATCGCTCCGGCGGATGCAGAGACGACCAACACGCTGCTGACCAACGACGTCCG from Jannaschia sp. CCS1 includes:
- the ruvC gene encoding crossover junction endodeoxyribonuclease RuvC — translated: MRIIGIDPGLRSLGWGVIEASGGRLSHVANGQCKTEGRDVPLRLLSLHTQLSAIVARYAPDAAAVEQTFVNRDGAGTLKLGQARGIAVLVPAQAGLDVGEYAPNAVKKAVVGVGHADKTQVEHMVKLQLPGCAPVGPDAADALAIAICHSFHVATAGRLAAAIGAAR
- the ruvA gene encoding Holliday junction branch migration protein RuvA, encoding MIGKLTGRLDYKGSDHALIDVGGVGYVVHCSDRTLAALPARGEVVALYTDLLVREDLLQLFGFLSPYEKEWHRLLTSVQGVGAKASMAILGTLGVEGAARAITLGDATAIKAAPGVGPKLAQRVVMELKDKAPAVMAMGGTLDDAMDDVVDDMPGESAAPAPAPQPRAPKRPASNAQAEALSALQNLGYGPSDAAQAVAQAAESASNTPELIRAALRLLAPKE
- the ruvB gene encoding Holliday junction branch migration DNA helicase RuvB; its protein translation is MTDSDPTLRPDRLPEDVQATDDRALRPQSLDDFTGQEEARANLRVFIESARRRGEAMDHVLFHGPPGLGKTTLAQIMAKELGVGFRMTSGPVLAKAGDLAAILTNLEAKDVLFIDEIHRLNPVVEEILYPALEDFELDLVIGEGPAARTVRIELQPFTLVGATTRLGLLTTPLRDRFGIPTRLNFYTIAELDQIVARGARLAGIEADPKGTAEIAKRARGTPRIAGRLLRRVIDFAVVEGDGRLTQGIADSALTRLGVDDLGLDGADRRYLSLIAENYHGGPVGIETVAAALAEPRDALEEVIEPFLLQQGLIARTPRGRMLAHKGWTHLGMAPPKRPDQGELI
- the ybgC gene encoding tol-pal system-associated acyl-CoA thioesterase, whose protein sequence is MTHLWPLRVYYEDVDLAGIVYYANYLKYLERGRSEMVREAGISQLDMKAAGLVFAVRRVEAEYLKPAKYDDELVVETQLDRLKGASFDMPQRVLRGDDVLLDARIKVVILNADGRAARLPADIRAKVTAVAASDGP
- the tolQ gene encoding protein TolQ gives rise to the protein METETLALANEADFTLIALFFRASLIVQLVMIALIVASVWVWAIAFSKFAMFRKARANAATFDATFWSGEPLDEYYDTVAEAPRSASERVFVAGMTEWRRSLRDDGALIPGVQQRVDRSMDVAIARESGRMTNGLTFLATTGATAPFVGLFGTVWGIMRSFQEIAISGQTSLAVVAPGIAEALLATGLGLLAAIPAVILYNKLSNDADTIIGTYESFADEFSTLLSRQLD
- the tolR gene encoding protein TolR, with amino-acid sequence MGASVAQRGAGRRRGRARRGGAQPMAEINVTPFVDVMLCLLIIFMVAAPLMTVGVPIDLPDTSAEALPSEQEEPLTVTLAADGRVMLQTTEIARDEIVPRLQAIAAERDSPRIFVRADGGIPYSDVMEVMGALNAGGFREIGLVTDAGGPRLNGTSVGEGE
- a CDS encoding CheA signal transduction histidine kinase, translating into MPQDMRLSLYASGSLHVGLLAWVALGGMLFDRSPDTEFEVTGVTLMSVSEFEALTGTAPTAEPVVDPSPASLAQPALPEAVSAPTAEAPPPAQDAPAESEAPPPEETPVAVEPVPETVVTDEVAALAPPPGAPEADVSPTPRPEDAPRVAPVAAPLPEPDVETAPDVLEQTTEPEVADDAAVEDTPETAPEEATTEIVTEADEPAAAPLGPTSSVRPTARPSRPAPVEQPVDVAADAVEETPAETAAETAVETPTEEVDPLAAAIAGAVAEAVETPDPTPAPAPSGPPLSQGVRDGFRVAVQACWNVGALSTEALGTTVVVAFDMARDARPDAGTIRMIEFSGGSDVAARQAYEAARRAIIRCGANGFNLPLESYDRWSQIELVFNPEGMQLR
- the tolB gene encoding Tol-Pal system beta propeller repeat protein TolB, which produces MLNRRNFIRTTSALAASTALPGYAFGQSGPLRLEITEGVIEPLPFALPTFLAVGGAEDAAADVSRVIAADLRGTGLFRQIPPDAYISQITNFGAPVAYPDWQAINAQALITGQVEARADGQLVVRFRLFDVFSQAPLGEGLQFVGPADSWRRMAHTVADQVYSRITGEGGYFDTRVAFIAEEGPKNARLKRLAIMDYDGANVQFLTDSRSIVLAPRFSPQGDRILYTSYESGFPQVYIMDVATVQRRPLEAIPAETMTFSPRFSPSGQSVVFSLVDGSNTDIYSLDLATGTRRQLTQAPSIETAPSFSPDGSQIVFESDRSGNQQIYIMPADGGEARRVSAGTGRYGTPVWSPRGDYIAFTKQENGRFHIGVMRTDGSDERLLTSSFLDEGPTWAPNGRVIMFTRETPGDDGAPAVYSVDISGRNLQRVATPGMASDPAWSPLQS